From the Amycolatopsis thermoflava N1165 genome, one window contains:
- a CDS encoding DNA polymerase III subunit beta yields MVSRHHPARQGAAASSSPLRRRGRRWEQRPQGHAITTAGFASARYIGSHVSARTRCSLHPRVSAPPAGRGSGGGSHPASREDALPIFTGVRMWTEGDVLTLLATDRYRMALATLDWTGGRLDALAPAAALSALARGLGAAPSVGLGADSDRLGLTWGPDSFATALLAVPFPDERARELVRAQPSGAVELDAEALVAALRRASPYAGPRGTVTLAGWDGELRVISSDPHSGESEQVVKASVSGGRLGATYQARYLLDALRPFAGRTVRIEHQDGLRPTVFTAPPDGGAAVTCVVVPMRV; encoded by the coding sequence ATGGTCAGCAGACACCACCCGGCGCGGCAGGGAGCCGCTGCATCGTCCTCGCCGTTGAGGCGGCGAGGACGGCGATGGGAACAAAGACCCCAGGGGCACGCGATTACAACGGCGGGCTTCGCCTCCGCACGCTACATCGGATCGCACGTTTCGGCTCGCACGCGCTGTTCTCTGCACCCCAGGGTCTCGGCCCCGCCGGCTGGTCGCGGGTCCGGTGGCGGGTCCCACCCTGCGTCGCGGGAGGACGCGTTGCCGATCTTCACCGGTGTGCGCATGTGGACCGAAGGTGACGTGCTGACCCTGCTGGCCACCGACCGCTACCGGATGGCGCTGGCCACCCTGGACTGGACCGGCGGGCGGCTGGACGCCCTGGCGCCCGCGGCCGCGTTGTCCGCTCTGGCGCGCGGGCTCGGGGCGGCGCCGTCGGTCGGGCTCGGCGCCGATTCCGACCGGCTGGGCCTCACCTGGGGGCCGGACTCGTTCGCCACCGCGCTCCTGGCGGTGCCGTTCCCGGACGAGCGGGCGCGCGAGCTCGTCCGGGCCCAGCCGTCCGGCGCGGTCGAGCTGGACGCCGAGGCGCTCGTCGCGGCCCTGCGCCGCGCCTCGCCCTACGCCGGGCCGCGCGGCACCGTGACCCTCGCCGGCTGGGACGGCGAGCTGCGGGTGATCAGCAGCGATCCGCACAGCGGGGAATCGGAGCAGGTGGTCAAGGCGAGCGTCTCCGGCGGCCGGCTGGGCGCCACCTACCAGGCACGCTACCTGCTCGACGCGCTGCGGCCGTTCGCCGGGCGGACGGTGCGGATCGAGCACCAGGATGGGCTGCGCCCGACGGTGTTCACCGCCCCGCCGGACGGGGGCGCGGCGGTGACCTGCGTGGTGGTTCCGATGCGGGTGTGA
- a CDS encoding helix-turn-helix transcriptional regulator, which produces MADSGWRSPENHATLLGRGAEREAVERLLAQARNGRSGALVIRGEAGIGKTALLEHARDAATGFRVERALGVESEIEFAYAGLHQVCAPLLDWLPALPDPQRTALGVAFGLHTGDPPDRFLVGLATLSLLAETAEERPLLCLVDDAQWLDKVSAQTLAFVARRLDAERVALLFAVRGPNGSEPFTGLPELRLSGLDETDARTLLARAVHAPLDEGVRDRIIAEARGNPLALLELLRGAEPAELAGGFALPDALSVPRRVEESFRRRSGSLPADTQVLLLVAAAEPLGDPALLWRAAESLGISVEAAAPAEAAELLEIGTRVRFAHPLVRSAVYRAATAPQRRRAHYALAAATDARTDPDRRAWHSAQAVPGTDETVAVELERSADRARARGGFAAAAAFLERATALTPEPPDRARRALAAAHARHEAGAPEAASELLAVAAAGPLDALQRARAELLRVQIAFVLTRGNEVPGMLVDAAKTLAPLDAGLARETHLQALEAALIAGSLGQGRGLLEAADSALAAPAPPTPPGLVDLLLDGLVTRYTHGYEASVPGLRHALEALRDDHHAVSASRRWLWLACRIGTMLWDDEVVHVLTSRRVRLAREAGALAMLSTAINFQASVLVLAGELTGAAELVAESAAITEATGAAPLPHAELMLAAWRGRRAEAVELCAAAVQEATGRGDGMVVTLAQYALSVLNNGLGDYRAAIAAAAGPCESDELVHSSLTLPELVEASVRAREPARAADALDRLSSRARASGTRWALGVEARSRALMSTGPTAEELYREAIQQLGACRIVTDLARAHLVYGEWLRREGRRQDARAQLRTAHELLSGMGAEAFAARAARELTATGERPRKRAARPADALTARELHIARLVAAGATSKEIGAQLFLSPRTIDAHLRNIFRKLGITSRRQLRTMRLP; this is translated from the coding sequence CTGGCGGACAGTGGTTGGCGCTCACCGGAGAATCACGCGACACTCCTCGGCCGGGGCGCCGAGCGCGAGGCGGTCGAGCGGTTGCTAGCCCAGGCCCGGAACGGGCGCAGCGGCGCACTGGTGATCCGCGGCGAAGCCGGCATCGGCAAGACCGCACTGCTGGAGCACGCACGCGACGCCGCGACCGGGTTCCGGGTCGAACGCGCTCTGGGCGTGGAGTCCGAGATCGAGTTCGCCTACGCGGGCCTGCACCAGGTGTGCGCACCGCTGCTCGACTGGCTCCCCGCACTACCCGATCCGCAACGGACCGCGCTCGGCGTCGCATTCGGCCTCCACACCGGCGACCCCCCGGACCGCTTCCTGGTCGGATTGGCCACCCTCAGCCTCCTCGCCGAGACCGCCGAAGAACGACCGCTGCTGTGCCTGGTCGACGACGCGCAGTGGCTCGACAAGGTCTCCGCCCAAACCCTCGCTTTCGTCGCACGACGACTCGACGCCGAACGGGTGGCACTGTTGTTCGCGGTGCGCGGCCCGAACGGTTCCGAGCCCTTCACCGGGCTACCCGAGCTGCGCTTGAGCGGACTCGACGAGACGGACGCGCGGACGCTGCTGGCCCGTGCCGTCCACGCGCCGCTGGACGAGGGGGTCCGCGACCGGATCATCGCCGAAGCGCGCGGCAACCCGCTGGCCCTGCTCGAGCTGCTGCGCGGCGCGGAGCCGGCGGAGCTGGCGGGCGGGTTCGCGCTGCCGGATGCGCTGAGCGTGCCGCGCCGGGTCGAGGAGAGCTTCCGGCGCCGCTCGGGCAGTCTGCCCGCCGACACGCAGGTGCTGCTGCTGGTCGCGGCGGCCGAGCCACTCGGCGATCCGGCGCTGCTGTGGCGCGCGGCCGAGTCGCTGGGAATCAGCGTCGAGGCGGCCGCACCGGCGGAGGCGGCGGAACTGCTGGAGATCGGCACCCGGGTGCGGTTCGCCCATCCGCTGGTCCGCTCTGCCGTGTACCGGGCTGCCACGGCACCTCAGCGCCGTCGCGCGCACTACGCGTTGGCCGCGGCGACCGACGCGCGGACCGACCCCGACCGCCGTGCCTGGCACAGTGCGCAGGCCGTGCCGGGCACGGACGAGACGGTCGCGGTGGAGCTGGAGCGCTCGGCGGACCGGGCACGGGCCCGCGGCGGGTTCGCCGCCGCGGCCGCGTTCCTGGAACGAGCCACCGCGCTGACCCCCGAGCCCCCCGACCGTGCTCGCCGGGCGCTGGCCGCCGCGCACGCCAGGCACGAGGCCGGGGCGCCCGAGGCCGCCTCGGAGCTGCTGGCGGTCGCGGCCGCCGGCCCGTTGGACGCGCTGCAACGCGCCCGGGCCGAGCTGTTGCGCGTGCAGATCGCGTTCGTCCTGACCCGCGGCAACGAGGTGCCCGGGATGCTGGTGGACGCCGCCAAGACGCTCGCCCCGCTGGACGCCGGGCTGGCCCGCGAGACCCATCTCCAGGCACTCGAGGCGGCGCTCATCGCCGGCTCACTCGGTCAGGGCCGCGGGCTGCTGGAGGCGGCCGACTCCGCGCTGGCCGCGCCCGCACCACCGACACCGCCAGGGCTGGTGGATCTCCTGCTCGACGGGCTGGTGACCAGGTACACGCACGGGTACGAGGCGAGCGTGCCCGGCCTGCGTCATGCGCTGGAGGCGCTCCGCGACGATCACCACGCGGTGAGCGCCAGCCGCCGCTGGCTGTGGTTGGCCTGCCGCATCGGGACGATGCTGTGGGACGACGAGGTGGTCCACGTGTTGACCAGCCGCCGCGTCCGCCTTGCTCGCGAAGCCGGCGCACTTGCCATGCTCTCCACGGCGATCAACTTCCAGGCCTCCGTGCTCGTGCTCGCCGGCGAGCTCACCGGGGCCGCCGAGCTGGTCGCGGAGTCCGCCGCGATCACGGAGGCGACCGGGGCCGCACCGCTGCCCCATGCCGAGCTCATGCTCGCCGCCTGGCGCGGCCGGCGGGCCGAGGCCGTCGAGCTGTGCGCGGCCGCGGTCCAGGAGGCGACCGGGCGGGGCGACGGCATGGTGGTGACCCTGGCCCAGTACGCGCTGTCGGTGCTGAACAACGGCCTGGGTGACTACCGCGCCGCGATCGCCGCCGCCGCGGGTCCGTGCGAGTCCGACGAGCTGGTGCACAGCAGTCTGACCCTGCCCGAGCTGGTCGAGGCGTCCGTCCGCGCCCGTGAACCAGCCCGTGCGGCCGACGCGCTGGATCGGCTCAGCTCGCGCGCTCGGGCCAGCGGCACCCGGTGGGCGCTGGGGGTCGAGGCCCGCTCGCGCGCGCTGATGAGCACAGGTCCGACCGCCGAGGAGCTCTACCGCGAGGCGATCCAGCAGCTCGGGGCCTGCCGGATCGTCACCGACCTCGCCCGCGCACATCTGGTCTACGGCGAGTGGCTGCGCCGCGAAGGCCGTCGCCAGGACGCGCGTGCCCAGCTACGCACCGCGCACGAGCTGCTGTCGGGCATGGGCGCGGAGGCCTTCGCCGCGCGGGCCGCCCGCGAGCTGACCGCCACCGGCGAACGGCCACGCAAGCGGGCCGCCCGGCCCGCCGACGCGCTCACCGCCCGCGAGCTGCACATCGCCCGCCTCGTCGCCGCGGGAGCCACCTCCAAGGAGATCGGCGCCCAGCTGTTCCTCAGCCCGCGCACGATCGACGCCCATCTCCGCAACATCTTCCGCAAGCTCGGCATCACCTCCCGCCGTCAGCTCCGGACCATGCGACTCCCCTGA
- a CDS encoding ribonuclease domain-containing protein, with translation MTNITKSRVAGALLAVVLTLFTGFGPAAPASAAPLSAAQAECGDTSGFTVVALSSLPAEAADTYELIQQGGPYPYEQDGTVFQNREGLLPACASGYYHEYTVETPGSDDRGARRIVTGSAGEYFYTGDHYASFDLVDVR, from the coding sequence ATGACCAACATCACGAAATCCCGGGTGGCTGGTGCGCTGCTCGCGGTCGTCCTCACGTTGTTCACCGGGTTCGGGCCGGCCGCTCCCGCCTCGGCCGCGCCGCTGTCCGCCGCGCAGGCCGAGTGCGGCGACACCTCCGGCTTCACGGTGGTCGCGCTGTCGTCGCTGCCCGCCGAGGCCGCCGACACCTACGAGCTGATCCAGCAGGGCGGCCCGTACCCGTACGAGCAGGACGGGACGGTCTTCCAGAACCGCGAAGGGCTGCTGCCCGCCTGCGCGAGCGGCTACTACCACGAGTACACCGTGGAGACGCCCGGCAGCGACGACCGCGGCGCCCGCCGCATCGTCACCGGCTCGGCGGGGGAGTACTTCTACACCGGCGACCACTACGCGAGCTTCGACCTGGTGGATGTGCGGTAG
- the rsmD gene encoding 16S rRNA (guanine(966)-N(2))-methyltransferase RsmD gives MTRIVAGAASGRRLKVPAQGTRPTSERVREALFNALEAAGELTDARVLDLYAGSGALGLEALSRGAADAVFVESDRRAVQVLKANVSALGLGGSVRSGPVETVLAQPADEPFHLVLADPPYSVGAEKIGTVLAALAAGGWIAEDGLVIVERALRDGEPDWPAGFAPVRTSRYGDTALYWAEYVTSPRHGG, from the coding sequence GTGACGAGGATCGTGGCCGGGGCGGCGAGCGGGCGGCGGCTCAAGGTGCCGGCGCAGGGCACGCGGCCGACGTCCGAGCGCGTGCGGGAGGCGTTGTTCAACGCGCTGGAGGCGGCGGGTGAGCTGACCGACGCGCGGGTGCTGGACCTCTACGCCGGTTCCGGCGCGCTGGGGCTCGAGGCGCTCTCGCGGGGCGCGGCGGACGCGGTGTTCGTCGAATCCGACCGTCGCGCAGTGCAGGTCCTCAAGGCCAACGTGAGCGCGCTCGGGCTGGGCGGTTCGGTGCGCTCGGGTCCGGTCGAGACGGTGCTGGCGCAGCCCGCCGACGAGCCGTTCCACCTCGTGCTGGCCGATCCGCCCTATTCGGTGGGCGCCGAGAAGATCGGCACGGTGCTGGCCGCGCTGGCCGCCGGCGGGTGGATCGCCGAGGACGGGCTGGTGATCGTCGAGCGGGCGCTGCGTGACGGCGAACCGGACTGGCCCGCCGGGTTCGCGCCGGTGCGCACCTCGCGCTACGGCGACACGGCCTTGTACTGGGCGGAGTACGTCACTTCACCGCGCCACGGCGGGTAG
- a CDS encoding glutamate ABC transporter substrate-binding protein, with product MAGWVRAARRTAASIGLAAALLTTAVACTGDDNASTGGEVSAGQGVIGEAPVAGDADLAASPTAQAIKARGTLVIGGDENLPLLSQRNPITGSTDGFDATLGKMLAKYIIGRPNVNIVTTTPETREAMLKTGTVDAVIRIYTITAERAQRVAFAGPYLLSGQAIATLKGTTGIDDPGDLNGKTVLAVAGTTSVAAIQQRAPGAKITTFGTAEECVQALEQGKGDAYVHDLTVLAGEAQLDSKLQISGQPFTSEPYGIGLKLDDDSFKRFVNEWLRKIEAAGLWQRAWQETLGTVVTGGVPSPPAIGSVPGS from the coding sequence ATGGCGGGTTGGGTGCGCGCTGCGCGCCGTACGGCGGCCTCGATCGGCCTCGCCGCGGCGTTGCTCACAACGGCCGTCGCCTGTACGGGCGACGACAACGCGAGCACCGGCGGCGAGGTTTCGGCTGGTCAGGGCGTCATCGGTGAAGCACCGGTGGCCGGCGACGCCGATCTGGCAGCCAGCCCGACGGCGCAGGCCATCAAGGCCCGCGGCACGCTGGTCATCGGCGGCGACGAGAACCTGCCCCTGCTGTCGCAGCGGAATCCGATCACCGGGAGCACCGACGGATTCGACGCGACACTTGGAAAAATGCTCGCGAAATACATCATCGGTCGGCCGAACGTCAACATCGTGACGACCACACCGGAAACCCGGGAAGCGATGTTGAAAACGGGCACGGTGGACGCGGTGATCCGGATCTACACGATCACCGCGGAGCGGGCGCAGCGGGTCGCGTTCGCCGGGCCGTACCTGCTGTCCGGGCAGGCGATCGCCACCCTCAAGGGCACCACCGGCATCGACGACCCCGGTGACCTCAACGGCAAGACCGTCCTCGCGGTCGCCGGGACGACCAGCGTCGCCGCGATCCAGCAGCGCGCGCCCGGCGCGAAGATCACCACGTTCGGCACCGCCGAGGAGTGCGTGCAGGCGCTGGAGCAGGGCAAGGGCGATGCGTACGTGCACGACCTGACCGTGCTGGCCGGCGAGGCGCAACTGGACTCGAAGCTGCAGATCAGCGGGCAGCCGTTCACCAGCGAGCCGTACGGCATCGGCCTGAAGCTCGACGACGACTCGTTCAAGCGGTTCGTCAACGAGTGGCTGCGCAAGATCGAGGCGGCCGGGCTGTGGCAGCGGGCCTGGCAGGAGACGCTGGGCACGGTCGTGACCGGGGGCGTGCCGTCCCCGCCCGCGATCGGCTCGGTCCCCGGCTCGTAG
- a CDS encoding HelD family protein, which produces MSEPRVRRAEIAIEQHHVDRVYTRLAELRAQAEAMRAKGYEIGHGAQREAVFEQASMLFERDMMVHHATQTLQTLDAEYEGLVFGRLDHTTGEKIYVGRLGIRDAEFDNLVTDWRAPAAAAFYQATAEEPMDVVRRRVIRCSGQTVLDVDDDVLIPDAVGDDMQVVGEGALMAALGRSRGDKMRDIVATIQKEQDEVIRAPWRGVTEITGGPGTGKTAVALHRAAYLLYRYRRQLGGAGVLVVGPSGVFTNYISRVLPSMGETNVELRALGAVLDGISTDRQDPAPLAAIKGSLRMRKVLTKAMRDTPPDVPDEMRIVYKGEVLKLNRKELEKVRRKVHGHGGPPNRSRVRAAEALLEALADRAEENARADGRTIERAELIHDLGERIDFHRFLVVWWPVLYPAEILRWLGDPRRLTKAARGVLTPAEVDLLAASFADGEREWTVADVALLDELRVLVGPPPKRRRRAQQIELDAAPPERGSQGKPHRPEHYDEYSHIVVDESQDLSPMQWRMVGRRGKYASWTVVGDPVQSSWPDPEEAAQARTQVFGARTPVRRYTLRTNYRNSAEIFDLAARVVAGHAAEGELPRAVRTTGIEPDVRLVERGNVESAVQAAAKELLDAVEGTVGVVCAMDRVAEVGAWVRGQADERLKVVGSLDAKGLEYDAVVLVEPTELITESLTGRRVLYVALTRATQQLTVVASDDDWLPAE; this is translated from the coding sequence GTGTCGGAACCTCGGGTCAGACGGGCCGAGATCGCCATCGAACAACATCACGTGGACCGCGTCTACACCCGGCTCGCCGAACTCCGGGCGCAGGCGGAGGCGATGCGTGCCAAGGGCTACGAGATCGGCCACGGCGCCCAGCGCGAAGCCGTTTTCGAGCAGGCCTCGATGCTGTTCGAGCGGGACATGATGGTCCACCACGCGACCCAGACGCTGCAGACTCTGGACGCCGAGTACGAGGGCCTGGTCTTCGGACGGCTCGACCACACCACCGGGGAGAAGATCTACGTCGGCCGGCTCGGCATCCGCGACGCCGAGTTCGACAACCTCGTGACCGACTGGCGCGCCCCGGCGGCCGCCGCGTTCTACCAGGCCACCGCCGAGGAGCCGATGGACGTGGTGCGCCGCCGCGTCATCCGCTGCTCCGGGCAGACCGTGCTCGACGTGGACGACGACGTGCTGATCCCGGACGCGGTCGGCGACGACATGCAGGTGGTCGGCGAGGGCGCGCTGATGGCCGCGCTCGGCCGGTCGCGCGGCGACAAGATGCGCGACATCGTCGCGACCATCCAGAAGGAACAGGACGAGGTCATCCGGGCGCCGTGGCGCGGTGTCACGGAGATCACCGGCGGCCCCGGCACCGGCAAGACCGCCGTGGCGCTGCACCGCGCCGCCTACCTGCTGTACCGGTACCGCCGCCAGCTCGGCGGAGCCGGGGTGCTGGTGGTCGGCCCGTCCGGGGTCTTCACGAACTACATCTCGCGCGTGCTGCCGTCGATGGGCGAGACGAACGTCGAGCTGCGCGCGCTGGGCGCCGTGCTCGACGGCATCAGCACCGACCGGCAGGACCCGGCGCCGCTCGCCGCGATCAAGGGCTCGCTGCGGATGCGTAAGGTTCTCACGAAGGCGATGCGCGACACCCCGCCGGACGTGCCGGACGAGATGCGGATCGTCTACAAGGGCGAGGTCCTCAAGCTCAACCGCAAGGAGCTGGAGAAGGTCCGCCGCAAGGTGCACGGCCACGGCGGGCCGCCGAACCGCTCGCGCGTGCGGGCGGCCGAGGCGCTGCTGGAGGCGCTGGCCGACCGCGCCGAGGAGAACGCGCGCGCCGACGGCCGCACGATCGAGCGCGCCGAGCTGATCCACGACCTCGGCGAGCGGATCGACTTCCACCGCTTCCTGGTGGTGTGGTGGCCGGTGCTGTACCCGGCCGAGATCCTGCGGTGGCTGGGCGATCCGCGGCGCCTGACGAAGGCCGCGCGGGGCGTGCTGACCCCGGCCGAGGTCGACCTGCTGGCCGCCTCGTTCGCCGACGGCGAGCGCGAGTGGACGGTCGCCGACGTGGCGTTGCTGGACGAGCTGCGCGTGCTGGTCGGCCCGCCGCCGAAGCGCCGCCGCCGGGCGCAGCAGATCGAGCTGGACGCGGCGCCGCCGGAGCGCGGGTCGCAGGGCAAGCCGCACCGGCCGGAGCACTACGACGAGTACTCGCACATCGTGGTCGACGAGTCGCAGGACCTCTCGCCGATGCAGTGGCGGATGGTCGGCAGGCGCGGCAAGTACGCCAGCTGGACGGTGGTCGGCGACCCGGTGCAGAGCTCGTGGCCGGATCCGGAGGAGGCGGCGCAGGCCCGGACGCAGGTGTTCGGCGCGCGCACCCCGGTCCGCCGCTACACGCTGCGCACCAACTACCGGAACTCGGCGGAGATCTTCGACCTGGCCGCCCGCGTGGTCGCCGGGCACGCCGCCGAGGGCGAGCTGCCGCGCGCGGTCCGGACCACCGGGATCGAGCCGGACGTGCGGCTGGTCGAGCGCGGCAACGTGGAGAGCGCGGTGCAGGCGGCGGCGAAGGAGCTGCTGGACGCGGTCGAGGGCACGGTCGGCGTGGTGTGCGCCATGGACCGGGTCGCCGAGGTCGGCGCGTGGGTGCGGGGGCAGGCGGACGAGCGGCTCAAGGTCGTCGGCAGCCTGGACGCCAAGGGCCTGGAGTACGACGCCGTCGTGCTGGTCGAGCCGACCGAGCTGATCACCGAGTCGCTCACCGGGCGGCGCGTGCTCTACGTCGCACTGACCCGGGCGACGCAGCAGCTGACGGTCGTGGCGTCCGACGACGACTGGCTGCCTGCGGAATAA
- a CDS encoding SAM-dependent methyltransferase: MGSAGGVAGAVGELLHTALGQVVPIRIRCWDGSETGPPDAPVLHIRHRRALRRLLWAPNELGVARAHVAGELDVEGPFVAALERLHDLVYDVDFDVDLTWSLRRDLAKAALKLGIVGFPPKPPPEEIKLAGRMHSRRRDAAAISHHYDVGNDFYALVLGPSMTYSCAVWAKPETTLEEAQTAKVDLVARKLGLREGMRVLDVGCGWGTFVIHAAKEYGAHAVGVTLSQAQADFARKRVAEEGLSDLVEIRVQDYREVSDGPFDAISSIGMAEHVGASMLPVYARSLFELLRPEGRLLNHAISRHPAVPPRNQKTSFIDRYVFPDGELEPVSVMAGALEEAGFEVRDVEALREHYGRTLRAWVANLEANWDEAVRLSGAGRARVWRLYMAACALSFESGAIGVNQVLAVKPTARGGSGMPPVRTAWLS, translated from the coding sequence GTGGGTAGCGCAGGCGGAGTCGCCGGCGCCGTTGGTGAACTCCTGCACACGGCGCTCGGCCAGGTTGTCCCCATCCGGATTCGTTGCTGGGACGGCAGTGAAACCGGCCCGCCGGACGCGCCGGTCCTGCACATCAGGCACCGCCGGGCGCTGCGCCGGCTGCTGTGGGCGCCCAACGAGCTGGGCGTCGCACGGGCGCACGTCGCGGGTGAGCTCGACGTCGAGGGGCCGTTCGTGGCAGCCCTGGAACGGCTGCACGACCTGGTCTACGACGTCGACTTCGACGTGGACCTGACGTGGTCGCTGCGGCGCGATCTGGCGAAGGCGGCGCTGAAGCTGGGCATCGTCGGGTTCCCGCCGAAGCCGCCGCCCGAGGAGATCAAGCTCGCCGGGCGCATGCACTCCCGCCGTCGCGACGCGGCCGCCATCTCGCACCACTACGACGTGGGCAACGACTTCTACGCACTGGTGCTCGGGCCGTCGATGACGTACTCGTGCGCGGTGTGGGCGAAGCCGGAGACCACACTGGAGGAGGCGCAGACAGCGAAGGTCGACCTGGTCGCGCGCAAGCTCGGGCTGCGCGAAGGCATGCGGGTGCTCGACGTCGGCTGCGGCTGGGGCACGTTCGTGATCCACGCGGCCAAGGAGTACGGCGCGCACGCGGTCGGCGTCACGCTGTCGCAGGCGCAGGCCGATTTCGCGCGCAAGCGGGTCGCCGAGGAGGGCCTGTCGGACCTGGTGGAGATCCGGGTGCAGGACTACCGCGAGGTGTCCGACGGGCCGTTCGACGCGATCTCCAGCATCGGAATGGCCGAGCACGTGGGCGCGTCGATGCTGCCGGTGTACGCGAGGTCGCTGTTCGAGTTGCTGCGTCCGGAGGGGCGGCTGCTCAACCATGCCATCTCGCGGCACCCGGCGGTGCCGCCGCGCAACCAGAAGACGTCGTTCATCGACCGGTACGTCTTCCCGGACGGCGAGCTGGAGCCGGTCAGCGTGATGGCGGGCGCGCTCGAAGAGGCCGGGTTCGAGGTGCGTGACGTCGAGGCGCTGCGCGAGCACTACGGGCGCACGTTGCGCGCGTGGGTCGCCAACCTGGAGGCGAACTGGGACGAAGCCGTTCGCCTGAGCGGCGCCGGACGGGCCCGCGTGTGGCGGCTGTACATGGCCGCGTGCGCGCTGAGCTTCGAAAGCGGCGCGATCGGGGTGAACCAGGTCCTCGCCGTGAAGCCGACGGCACGCGGCGGCAGCGGGATGCCGCCGGTGCGCACCGCCTGGCTGTCCTAG
- a CDS encoding LLM class flavin-dependent oxidoreductase yields the protein MKPLSDVALSVLDLSPIPSGADARTALRGSVELARHAERLGYRRFWVAEHHNMPGVASSATTVLMSHVAAATETIRVGSGGIMLPNHAPLVVAEQFGMLEAFHPGRIDLGIGRAPGTDQRTALALRRSPQALGADDFPQQLTELMGYFDGEGAVRAVPRYKPPVWLLGSSGFSARLAGSLGLPFAFAHHFSARNTIPAVELYRESFRPSEALSEPYVMLGAAVICADTDEQARWLAGPSGLQFLQLRRGNPIPLPSPEEAAEYPYSDIDRHFVDERLGTTIHGSPSTVRKGLETLVADTGADEIMITTMVHGEADRLRSYELVAGLARD from the coding sequence GTGAAGCCTCTGTCCGATGTCGCGTTGTCCGTGCTGGACCTGTCCCCCATCCCGAGCGGCGCGGACGCGCGCACCGCGCTCCGCGGATCCGTCGAGCTGGCCCGGCACGCCGAGCGGCTCGGCTACCGCCGGTTCTGGGTGGCCGAGCACCACAACATGCCGGGCGTGGCGAGCTCGGCCACGACCGTCCTGATGAGCCACGTCGCGGCGGCCACCGAGACCATCCGCGTCGGTTCCGGCGGCATCATGCTGCCCAACCACGCGCCGCTCGTGGTGGCCGAGCAGTTCGGGATGCTGGAGGCCTTCCACCCCGGCCGCATCGACCTCGGCATCGGCCGCGCGCCCGGCACCGACCAGCGCACGGCGCTCGCGCTGCGCCGGTCCCCGCAGGCGCTGGGCGCGGACGACTTCCCGCAACAGCTGACCGAGCTGATGGGCTACTTCGACGGCGAGGGCGCGGTGCGCGCGGTGCCGAGGTACAAGCCGCCGGTGTGGCTGCTCGGGTCGAGCGGGTTCAGCGCGCGGCTGGCCGGCTCGCTCGGCTTGCCGTTCGCGTTCGCCCACCACTTCAGCGCCCGCAACACGATCCCGGCGGTCGAGCTGTACCGCGAGTCGTTCCGGCCGTCGGAGGCGCTGTCCGAGCCGTACGTGATGCTCGGCGCGGCGGTGATCTGCGCCGACACCGACGAGCAGGCGCGGTGGCTGGCCGGGCCGAGCGGCCTGCAGTTCCTGCAGCTGCGCCGCGGCAACCCGATCCCGCTGCCCTCACCCGAGGAGGCCGCCGAGTACCCGTACTCGGACATCGACCGGCACTTCGTGGACGAGCGCCTCGGCACGACGATCCACGGCTCGCCGTCGACCGTCCGGAAGGGCCTGGAGACGCTGGTCGCCGACACCGGAGCCGACGAGATCATGATCACGACGATGGTCCACGGCGAGGCCGACCGCCTGCGCTCCTACGAGCTGGTGGCCGGCCTCGCCCGCGACTAG
- the coaD gene encoding pantetheine-phosphate adenylyltransferase, which produces MRRAVCPGSYDPVTNGHLDIIERAAKLFDEVVVAVMINKSKKGMFTIDERLDMLREITAHLPNVRVDSWHGLLVDYCRQHDIAAIAKGLRSVSDFDYELQMAQMNRELSGVETLLMSNNPAYGFVSSSLVKEVATYGGDVKNLVPDVVFERLTAKLAERA; this is translated from the coding sequence ATGCGGCGTGCGGTGTGTCCAGGCTCCTACGACCCGGTGACCAACGGCCACCTCGACATCATCGAGCGGGCGGCGAAGCTGTTCGACGAGGTCGTGGTCGCGGTCATGATCAACAAGTCCAAGAAGGGCATGTTCACCATCGACGAGCGGCTGGACATGCTGCGGGAGATCACCGCGCACCTGCCCAACGTCCGCGTCGATTCGTGGCACGGGCTGCTCGTGGACTACTGCAGGCAGCACGACATCGCGGCGATCGCCAAGGGGCTGCGCTCGGTCAGCGACTTCGACTACGAGCTGCAGATGGCGCAGATGAACCGCGAGCTCTCCGGCGTCGAGACCCTGCTGATGTCGAACAACCCGGCCTACGGCTTCGTGTCCAGCTCGCTGGTCAAGGAGGTCGCCACCTACGGCGGCGACGTGAAGAACCTGGTGCCGGACGTAGTCTTCGAACGGCTCACCGCGAAACTCGCCGAACGCGCCTGA